In Equus caballus isolate H_3958 breed thoroughbred chromosome 25, TB-T2T, whole genome shotgun sequence, one DNA window encodes the following:
- the NRARP gene encoding notch-regulated ankyrin repeat-containing protein, translating to MPRTPTQGRPPSGSHLARGPGLGLSTKGAWNYPTWPQGEWAGRPRRRSQDPPTATWLPAPRGRRPAPPAGECAAARPAPGLAPPRPARAPPNRRAAGARVTGAHCHANIKEVKGAPARRAGERRGVWGGARGRVGAAAAASRTRSARRCRPGPAGPASAAPAPVARPPGAAGCGGGPAAAAPGPQRPERPGAACGARGRRAVHALRRAPRPPGARAAAAAAAARAEPRPAPGGSMSQAELSTCSAPQTQRIFQEAVRKGNTQELQSLLQNMTNCEFNVNSFGPEGQTALHQSVIDGNLELVKLLVKFGADIRLANRDGWSALHIAAFGGHQDIVLYLITKAKYAGSGR from the coding sequence ATGCCCCGAACCCCCACCCAGGGGAGGCCGCCCTCGGGGTCGCACTTGGCCCGGGGTCCCGGCCTGGGTCTGTCCACGAAGGGAGCCTGGAATTACCCCACGTGGCCGCAGGGAGAGTGGGCCGGACGACCGCGGCGGCGCAGCCAGGATCCCCCCACTGCCACCTGGctccccgccccgcgcggccgccgACCAGCGCCCCCTGCGGGGGAGTGCGCCGCCGCCCGTCCCGCCCCCGggctcgccccgccccgccccgcgcgggcGCCGCCCAATCGGCGGGCCGCCGGCGCGCGCGTCACGGGCGCCCATTGTCATGCAAATATAAAGGAGGTAAAAGGcgccccggcgcggcgggcgggcgAGCGCAGAGGTGTGTGGGGAGGCGCGCGGGGGCGCGTGGGAGCCGCAGCCGCAGCGAGCAGGACCAGGAGCGCGCGGCGCTGCCGCCCCGGCCCGGCGGGCCCCGCGAGCGCAGCGCCCGCCCCCGTCGCCCGCCCGCCGGGCGCGGCTGGATGCGGCGGGGGCCCCGCGGCGGCGGCCCCCGGCCCCCAGCGCCCGGAGCGCCCAGGGGCGGCGTGCGGGGCCCGGGGGCGCCGCGCCGTCCATGCGCTCAGGCGCGCCCCGAGACCGCCGGGGGCCcgcgccgcagccgccgccgccgccgcccgcgctgAGCCGCGGCCCGCGCCCGGCGGCAGCATGAGCCAGGCCGAGCTGTCCACCTGCTCGGCGCCGCAGACGCAGCGCATCTTCCAGGAGGCCGTGCGCAAGGGCAACACGCAGGAGCTGCAGTCGCTGCTGCAGAACATGACCAACTGCGAGTTCAACGTGAACTCGTTCGGGCCCGAGGGCCAGACGGCGCTGCACCAGTCCGTCATCGACGGCAACCTGGAGCTCGTGAAGCTGCTGGTCAAGTTCGGCGCCGACATCCGCCTGGCCAACCGTGACGGCTGGAGCGCGCTGCACATCGCTGCGTTCGGGGGCCACCAGGACATCGTGCTCTATCTCATCACCAAGGCCAAGTACGCGGGCAGCGGCCGGTGA